The DNA region CTGCTCCGTGAGGGAGACCAGGGGCAGCATCTCGGGGGTGATGCGGGTGGTGCCGGCCGGGATCCCGGCCGGCACGGGCGGGGTGCCGGAGTGGGCGGGGGTCACCGGGGCGGGCTCGACGGGGGCGGGCCCCGGCACCGGCTGCGCCGTCCGGGCGATCTCCGCGAGGTCGCGGGCGCGCAGGATGCTCGGCGGGTCGCTCAGCACGCCTCGTGCCCGCAGCCGGTCGGCGAAGTGGTGGGCGAGCAGCGAGTGGCCGCCCAGCGCGAGGAAGCTGTCCTCGGGGCCGAGTTCGTCCGCCGGGAAGCCGAGCAGCTCGGCGCAGACCTCGACGACCACGCGTTCCGGGCCGGCCGGAGCGCGGACGGGTTCCGGGGCGGCGGGGCCGGGCTCGGAGGCCGGGGTCCGGGTGGACGGGGCGAGTCGGGTGTCCGGGGACACGGGCTCCGGGTCCGCCGGTGCGGGCGCCACGGGCTCGGGCCGGCCGGCCGGGGCCGTACCCGCCGGCACGGGCCGGGCCGGCGTCCCGGCGAGCCAGTGGCTCGACCGCTCGAAGGCGGTGGCCGGCAGCGCCACCGGACGCCTGCGCCGCGCGTACAGCCCGCCCCACGGAATCCGGGCGCCGCACACCCACAGCTCGGCGAGCCGCTCCAGATCACGGTCGGCGACCAGCGCGGAGACGAACGCCTCGCCCCGGACCCCTTCGAGCACCGCCATGAGGGGGAGCGACCCGTCGTCGGTGTTGCCCGTGTGCGGCAGCGGTCCCGACGGGGCCTCGGCCGCCGCGGCACCGTCCGCCCCGGCCAGGAAGGCGGCGAGCGACGCCCGCAGCTCCTGAACGCTTCCGGCCACCACGGCGAACCGCGCCGGCATCGCCTCACGGCCCAGCTGCAGGGTGTACGCGACGTCCGCGAGGCTCACCGCGTCGCGCCGGTCGAGGAACGCCAGCAGTCGGCCCACGGCCGTGCGCAGCCGCGCCGGGTCGGCGGCCGACACGACCAGCAGGTGCCGCCCGGCGTCGTCGGGTTCGGCCCGCCTGACCGCCGCCCGCGGCGGCGCCTCGACCACCAGGCTGACGTGGCTGCCGCCCGCCGCGACGGAGTTGATCAGCGAACGCCGGGCCAGCGGACGGCCGTCCGCGTCCTCGCGCTCCTCCCAGAGGGTCAGCCGCTCGCAGAGCGTCAGCGGCCCGCCGGCCAGCGCGAGGTTGGGGTTGGCCTCCCCCGCGCCGACGAGCGGGGCCAGCTCCCGGTGCCGGAGCTGGAGGGCGACCTTGGTGAGCTGCGCGATGCCCGAGGCCGCCTCCGGGTGCCCGAGGTTGGACTTCACCGAGCCGACCACCACGGGCTCGGCCACCCCGTCGAACACCTCCCGCAGGGCGCTCACCTCGATCTCGTCGGACAGCGCCGTGCCGTTCGCCGACGCCTCGACGTAGCCGATCGACGCCGGCTCGGCACCGGACCGCTCCAGCGCCCGGCGCATGACGGTCACCTGGGCGCGGCGGCTGGGCGTGAGAAAGCCGTTGGCGCGACCGCTGTGCAGCGAGGCCGTTCCCTTGATGACGGCGTGCACCTCGTCCCCGTCGCGCAGTGCGGCGTCCAGCGGCTTGAGCAGGACCGCGCCCACGGCCTCGGCCGGGAGGTAGCCGTCGCCGTCGCGGAAGCTCCGGCTGTCCGGACCGCTGCCCAGCATCCGCATCCCGGCCAGCCCGAGGAACTTGTCCGGCCGGGGAGCCAGGTTCACCCCGCCGACGACGGCGGCCTCGCACTCCCCGCGCTGGAGGTCGGCGCAGGCGAGGTGGAGGGCCATCGCCGAGGACGTGCACATGCTGTCGACGGCCAGGCTCGGCCCCTCCAGCCCGAAGAAGTGCGAGACCCGGTTCGCGATCATGTTGTACGACGCCGTCGAGGTGAGCGCCGCGAGCGCGGGGTCGGAGGCGTCCGCCCGGTACTGCAGGTAGGAGGCGCCGACGTAGACGCCGACGCTCCGCCGGTACCGGCGCTCGATCACCTCCTGGGTGACGCCGCAGCCCTCCAGCAGCTCCCACACCGTCTCCAGGAACAGTCGCTGCTGCGGGTCCATCGCCGCCGCCTCGCGGGGCGACACGCCGAACAGCGCCGCGTCGAACATGTCGATGCCGTCGAGGAACCCGCCCCAGAGCCCCGACCGCTCCGCCTCGCCCCAGCGGTCGGCGGGCGGCTCGGTGACGCAGTCCTTCCCGTCCCGCAGGTGCGTCCACAGCGTGTCCAGGTCCGCCGACTGCGGATAGCGGCCGGCGATGCCGATGACGGCGACGTCCATGAAGTTCCCTCTGTGTTCCGTGGACCGGAGCGCCGCGCGTTCCGGTACGGGCGTGGTCTTCGCGCCCCCGGCGGGGCCGGTCGGCGGCTCCGCGGGGGCGGCTGCCGGTTCGGGCCGGGGTTCTGGTTCGTGGCGGTGCTCGGGTTCGTGGCGGTGCTCGGGTTCGGGTCGGCGCTCGGGTTCGGGTCGGCGCTCGGGTTCGGGTCGGGGTTCGCCCAGCAGGGCGCGCAGGGCCTCCGGATGCTCGGCCGCGAAGTACCGCGCCAGCTCCCGCAGGGTCGGCAGTTCCAGCAGCAGGGTCCTGGCCAGCGGGCCGAAGGCCCCCTCCAGCCGGGTGACGGCGTCGACCGCCAGGACGGAGTCCATGCCGTACCGCTCCAGCTCGACGTCCGGGTTCAGCCGCTCCGGACCGAGCTTGAGGACGTCGGCGAGCACCCTCCGCAGGTGGCCGACCGCCCGGTCCTCCAGCAGCCGGTCCCCGGCCCCCGCGGCCTCGGACGTCGGGACCCGGTCCCCGGCCGCGGCCGCGCCCGCCGCCGGGTGCGTCGCCCCCGGCCGGATCGCCCTGCCGGTGATCCGGGCCAGCGCCTCGCGCCGGCCCGCGAGCACGGTCAGCCGACCGTCCCCGGCGGCGTCCGGGTCGGTCAGCGCCCACCGCAGCACGGCGAGCCCCCGGGCGGATTCGAGCGGGGCCAGGTCCATGCCGCGCAGCCGCTCCGTGACGGCCCGGTCCGCTCCCATGCCGCCGTCGGCCCAGAGCGGCCAGCCGACGGACACCGTCCTGCCGGTGCGCCGCCCCGCCGCGACGAGGCGGTTGCGGTACACCGCGTAGGCGTCCAGGAACGCGTTGGCGGCGGCGTAGTCGGCCTGGCCGACGTTGCCGAAGGCGCCGCTGGCCGAGGAGAGGCAGACCAGGAACTCCAACGGCTGATCACGGGTCAGCTCGTCGAGGTGCACCAGCCCCGCGACCTTGGGCGCCAGGACCCGGTCCAGCTCCTGCGGGAGCTTGCCGACGACGAGCCGGTCCGCGAGGACGCCCGCACCGTGCACGATGCCGGTCAGCGGCCCGTGCTCCCGGACCACGTCGGCCATCAGCCGGGCCGCGGTCGCCCGGTCGGCGATGTCCGCGCGCCGGTACTCCACGGTCAGCCCCGCGGCGCGCAGCGCGTCCACCTCGTCCTGCCGCTCCCCGGAGAGGGCGGAGCGGCCGACCAGGACCACCGTGGCCCGGCGGACCGCGGCCGCGATGTCCCCCGCCACGATCCGGCCCAGCGCGCCGGCGCCCCCGGTGACGAGGTAGACGCCGTCCTCCCGCCAGGGCGCGGTCGCGGCGCCGACGGGGCCGGTCTCCTCCAGCACCGCCGTGTACCGGCGGCCGTCGCGGTAACGCACCTCGGGCTCGGGGCCGGGGCCGCCGGCCTCGGCCGTCAGCCGGGCGCCGACGGCGGCGGGGGACGCTCCGTCGAGGCAGTCCACGAGCTGCCCGTGCAGCCGGGGGTTCTCCAGACCGGCCGTCCGCAGCAGCCCGGACAGGCCGCGCAGGCAGGCGAGCCGGTCTCGCTCAGGGCCGGCGGCGGCCGGCCCCGCCAGGGCGACCTGGAACAGTACCGGGCCGGGCAGGCCGGGCCGCAGGACCTCCTGGAGCCGCGCGAGCACCTCCTGTGCGGCCTCGGTGTACTGCCGGTCCAACGCACCGTCCGCCGGCGCGACGAACCGGCAGTCGGCGCTCGGCGGCAGTCCGGCCCGCAGGTCGTCGCGCTCCTCCGCGGAGAGGCCGCCGACGACCGTCACGTGGTGCGCGGCGAACCCGTTCGCTGCGCCTGCCCCGTCGAGCTCCGCACCGGGCACCCAGCCCGGAAGCAGCAGCACCACTTCGCCGTCCGGCCCGTTCCCGTCCCGGCCGCTCGCCTCCGTCGGAGCCCGGTCCGGCAGGACCCCGCCGGGTGCCGCCCCGTCGAGCTCGATCCAGCAGCGCTCGCGGGCGAACGGGTAACCGGGCAGCGGCACGCGGCGCGGCCTCGGTCCCGGACCGCTCGTGCGGCCGGAGCCGTCCGTACCGGAACCCGTCGGCACCGCCTCCCACGGCACCGGGGTGCCCGCGGCCCACAGCCTCAGCAGCCGGTCGCCCGAGCCCTCCCGGGTCCAGTCCTCCAGGGCGCCCGCCAGCTCCGCCTCGTCCGGTGCGACCTCCGTGAGCACCGTGCCGCGCACCCAGCCGTCCGGCCGGTCCGGCTCGGCCGCGAACCGCGCGAGCACGGCCCTGGCTTGTGCCCGCGAGTCCGCCGCGAAGGCCAGACGCTCCTCCAGGACCACCCGGCCGGTCTGCAGCGTCCAGGCGACGCCGGCCAGCTCGGCCTCCGTCAGCTCGGCCAGTCGCGCCTCCAACCGCCGTGCCTGCTCGACCAGTTGGGCTTCACTGCGGGCCGAGAGCACGATCAGCGCGGGCCGACCGGCCGGGCCCGGCTGCGGCTGCGGCATCTCGTACTCGGTGAGGACGACGTGCGCGTTCGAGCCGCCCGCGCCGAAGCTGGACACCCCCGCCGTCCGGGGAAGGCCTCGGCTCCGCCCGCCGTCCGTGACCGTGGGCCGCCGCCAGGGCTCCAGGCTCCGCTGCACGCGCAGCGGGGTCCGCGGGAAGTCGATGTGCGGGTTGAGCGTGGTCGCGTGCAGGCTGGGCACGAGCTGGCGGTGCCTCATCTGGAGCAGCACCTTGGTGACCCCGGCGATGCCGGCCGCGCTCTCGGCGTGCCCGATGTTGGACTTGACCGAGCCGATCGCGCACTGCTCCGGCCCTGTGCCGGCCTCCTCGAACGCCTTGACCAGCCCGGCGACCTCGATCGGGTCCCCCAGCGAGGTACCCGTACCGTGCGCCTCGATGTAGCCGACCGACCGGGGGTCGACGCCGGACGCGGCCAGCGCCCGGCCCACGACCCTGCCCTGGGCCGCCGGGCTGGGCACGGTGTAGCCGTTGGTCCGCCCCCCGTGGTTCAGCGCGGTGCCCTTGATGACCGCGTGGATGTGGTCGCCGTCCGCCACCGCCCGGTCCAGGGGCTTGAGCAGGACCGCGCCGACCCCCTCGCCGGGCACGTAGCCGTCACCGCCGGCCCCGAAGCTGCGGCAGCGACCGTCGCTGGAGAGGTAGTTGCGCTGCCCCAGCATCAGGTACTTGTTGGGGTGCGCGGTGACGTTGACGCCGCCCGCGAGCGCCGCCCCGCACTGGCCGCTGCGGATCGCCTCACAGGCCAGGTGGATGGCGGTCAGCGAGGACGAGCACATGGTGTCCACGCTCATGCTCGGCCCGGTGAACCCGTAGACGAAGGACACCCGGTTCGCGACCGACGACGCACTCCCGGACAACGCCACCGCCTGGCCGCGGTCCTGGGCCTGCGCGCCGTAGAGCTGGTAGTCCTGGTACATCACGCCGGTGAAGACGCCGACGCCGCCGCTCGTGCGGTCCAGCACGTCCCCGGTGTACCCGGCGTCCTCCAGGACGTGGTGCGCGCACTCCAGGAACAGCCGCTCGTGGGGGTCGAGGTGCTCGGCCTCCCGCTGCGAGATCCGGAAGAACAGCGGGTCGAACAGGTCGATGCCGTCGAGGAAGCCACCCCAGAGGTCGGTCTCTCCCGCCCACTGCGGACGCGTCCACCGCTCGGCCGGGACCCGGCGCACCGAGTCGCGGCCGGACCTGAGGTTCTCCCAGAACTCGTCCAGGTCCGCCGCCTCCGGGTAGCGGCCGGCGACGCCGATGACGGCGACGTCGATCCCGGCGCCCGCGTCGGACGCCGCCTGCGGGGCCGCGCCCGCGGCCGCTTCCGGGGTCCGGGGCGCCCGCGCCTCCCGGGTCCGGGGCGCAGCCGCCTCCGGCGCAACCGCCGCGGCCTCCCCCGGTCCCCCGGGCAGGGCACGCGTGCGCAGCCCGGACAGGTCGGCGCACACCCGGCCCCGCTCGTCGAAGACCGTGACGTCCACCGGGGTCCGCGCCCCCGCCGGACCGCCGCCCGGCCGGTACCGGACCCAGGCGAAGGCCCGAGCGGGGATCGCACGGTGGGCGTCCACCCGCTCGACGGCGAACGGCAGGGCGGGCTCGGCCGATCGGTCCGCCGCGCCGTCCTCCCCGAGCCACAGGCCCGCGGTGGCCTGCAGCGCCCCGTCCAGGAGGGCCGGGTGCAGCAGGCACCCGGCGAGCGGGTCGGCGGCGACCGGGAGCCGCAGCTCGGCCAGCGCCTGCGGGCGCCCCGCTGCGTCGGTGCCGGTACGCAGACCGGCCAGCGAGCGCTGGGCGGGGCCGTACTCCTGGCCGAACCGGGCGAAGAGGTCGTAGATCCGCGCCGCCGACACCTCCGCGCCGGTACAGCCGGCCCGCGCCGTCTCCAGACCGTCCGACTCGTCCTCGCCGCCCTCGGCGCGGTCGTCGACCAGGTACGCCCGGCCCTGACAGCACCGTGCGTCACCGTCGTTCGGAGCCGTGATCTCGAAGTCCGCGCCGCCGACCGCCTGCCGCACGGTGACCCGCAGCTCCAGCCCGTCGGGCCCGCAGAATGCGGGGCGCAGCCAGACGACCTCCTCCAGCCGCACCCGCTGTGCGGTCGGTGCGTCGAACCAGGCGGACACGGCCGCCCGCGCCAGCTCCAGGTGGGCGACCCCGGGCAGCACGCGGGCGCCGCGCACCAGGTGGTCCCTCAGGTACGGCTCGCCCCCGTCGAATCGGGTCTCGTACGCGACGGCGGAATCGAGGGGGACGGCGCGGTGCAGCATCGGGTGCAGGTCCGTCTTCGCCGTCACCGGCGTCGGCGAGGGCGAGGGCGTCGGCGTCGAGGCCGCCGGCCGGGCGCCCGGCACCACGGGCGCGGGCACGACCCGGTCACCCCGGCAGGCGTGGACGTGCTCGGCCAGCTCCCGCACGGTCGGCTGCGCGACCAGCACGGTGGTGGTGAGCGCCAGGTCGTAGCGGCCGTTCAGGCGCTCCGCGAGAGCGGCCAGGGCGACTGGATCGAACCCGAGCTCCGTCAACCCGGCCTCCGGATCGATCTGCCGGACCGGCACTCCGAGCAGCGCCGCGATCTCCTCCACCAGCTCGCCGCACACCACGCCCGCCGCGCCGGTCGGCCCGCCGCCGACCGGCAGGGGCGCGCCGGTGGGGGGTGGGGCCGCCGGGCCGCCGGCCTCCGTGAGGCGTTCGTCCAGCCAGGCCGCCAGCTCCGCGATCGTGGTGCGCTCGAAGACGACGGTCGGGGAGAGCTCGATCGCGAACCGCTCCTCCAGCTCCCCCACCAGACCGACCAGGGTGACGGAGGACAGTCCGAGCTGGTAGAAGCCCGTGTGCGAGCCGACCTCGGCCGGCGGCGCCCCGAGCCGCGCGGCGACCAGTTCGCGCAGCACGGCGACGACGTCCCGCCCCGCCGCGGTGTTCCTGGCCTGTGGGGCGGTGGCCTGTGGGGCGGTGGCCTGCGGGGCGGGCTCGCCCCG from Kitasatospora sp. NBC_00458 includes:
- a CDS encoding non-ribosomal peptide synthetase, with translation MAESVTFAETFTITSENPLLRGHVVYGRNLLPGVGYVDLVLQVLARHGHAMADVEFRNLTILAPLVAEPGEEVLTTVEGRPAPTEGWRIEVRSRRGREADVLHASMTVRPSSSAFPDRLPVPLAGVERQTSLADIYEWLREHELVHSGLMKVDGVVHHRREDLVVELELPSARPGGADGFLFHPALFEAGLLGGSVNSHMLHEGSGGDPGEALYLPLVFESFRAIAPLGRRCFVRVSADSTSRDEELIRLAAEFYDASGAKIAQVGRLAAKRVRSVAALDVRGEPAPQATAPQATAPQARNTAAGRDVVAVLRELVAARLGAPPAEVGSHTGFYQLGLSSVTLVGLVGELEERFAIELSPTVVFERTTIAELAAWLDERLTEAGGPAAPPPTGAPLPVGGGPTGAAGVVCGELVEEIAALLGVPVRQIDPEAGLTELGFDPVALAALAERLNGRYDLALTTTVLVAQPTVRELAEHVHACRGDRVVPAPVVPGARPAASTPTPSPSPTPVTAKTDLHPMLHRAVPLDSAVAYETRFDGGEPYLRDHLVRGARVLPGVAHLELARAAVSAWFDAPTAQRVRLEEVVWLRPAFCGPDGLELRVTVRQAVGGADFEITAPNDGDARCCQGRAYLVDDRAEGGEDESDGLETARAGCTGAEVSAARIYDLFARFGQEYGPAQRSLAGLRTGTDAAGRPQALAELRLPVAADPLAGCLLHPALLDGALQATAGLWLGEDGAADRSAEPALPFAVERVDAHRAIPARAFAWVRYRPGGGPAGARTPVDVTVFDERGRVCADLSGLRTRALPGGPGEAAAVAPEAAAPRTREARAPRTPEAAAGAAPQAASDAGAGIDVAVIGVAGRYPEAADLDEFWENLRSGRDSVRRVPAERWTRPQWAGETDLWGGFLDGIDLFDPLFFRISQREAEHLDPHERLFLECAHHVLEDAGYTGDVLDRTSGGVGVFTGVMYQDYQLYGAQAQDRGQAVALSGSASSVANRVSFVYGFTGPSMSVDTMCSSSLTAIHLACEAIRSGQCGAALAGGVNVTAHPNKYLMLGQRNYLSSDGRCRSFGAGGDGYVPGEGVGAVLLKPLDRAVADGDHIHAVIKGTALNHGGRTNGYTVPSPAAQGRVVGRALAASGVDPRSVGYIEAHGTGTSLGDPIEVAGLVKAFEEAGTGPEQCAIGSVKSNIGHAESAAGIAGVTKVLLQMRHRQLVPSLHATTLNPHIDFPRTPLRVQRSLEPWRRPTVTDGGRSRGLPRTAGVSSFGAGGSNAHVVLTEYEMPQPQPGPAGRPALIVLSARSEAQLVEQARRLEARLAELTEAELAGVAWTLQTGRVVLEERLAFAADSRAQARAVLARFAAEPDRPDGWVRGTVLTEVAPDEAELAGALEDWTREGSGDRLLRLWAAGTPVPWEAVPTGSGTDGSGRTSGPGPRPRRVPLPGYPFARERCWIELDGAAPGGVLPDRAPTEASGRDGNGPDGEVVLLLPGWVPGAELDGAGAANGFAAHHVTVVGGLSAEERDDLRAGLPPSADCRFVAPADGALDRQYTEAAQEVLARLQEVLRPGLPGPVLFQVALAGPAAAGPERDRLACLRGLSGLLRTAGLENPRLHGQLVDCLDGASPAAVGARLTAEAGGPGPEPEVRYRDGRRYTAVLEETGPVGAATAPWREDGVYLVTGGAGALGRIVAGDIAAAVRRATVVLVGRSALSGERQDEVDALRAAGLTVEYRRADIADRATAARLMADVVREHGPLTGIVHGAGVLADRLVVGKLPQELDRVLAPKVAGLVHLDELTRDQPLEFLVCLSSASGAFGNVGQADYAAANAFLDAYAVYRNRLVAAGRRTGRTVSVGWPLWADGGMGADRAVTERLRGMDLAPLESARGLAVLRWALTDPDAAGDGRLTVLAGRREALARITGRAIRPGATHPAAGAAAAGDRVPTSEAAGAGDRLLEDRAVGHLRRVLADVLKLGPERLNPDVELERYGMDSVLAVDAVTRLEGAFGPLARTLLLELPTLRELARYFAAEHPEALRALLGEPRPEPERRPEPERRPEPEHRHEPEHRHEPEPRPEPAAAPAEPPTGPAGGAKTTPVPERAALRSTEHRGNFMDVAVIGIAGRYPQSADLDTLWTHLRDGKDCVTEPPADRWGEAERSGLWGGFLDGIDMFDAALFGVSPREAAAMDPQQRLFLETVWELLEGCGVTQEVIERRYRRSVGVYVGASYLQYRADASDPALAALTSTASYNMIANRVSHFFGLEGPSLAVDSMCTSSAMALHLACADLQRGECEAAVVGGVNLAPRPDKFLGLAGMRMLGSGPDSRSFRDGDGYLPAEAVGAVLLKPLDAALRDGDEVHAVIKGTASLHSGRANGFLTPSRRAQVTVMRRALERSGAEPASIGYVEASANGTALSDEIEVSALREVFDGVAEPVVVGSVKSNLGHPEAASGIAQLTKVALQLRHRELAPLVGAGEANPNLALAGGPLTLCERLTLWEEREDADGRPLARRSLINSVAAGGSHVSLVVEAPPRAAVRRAEPDDAGRHLLVVSAADPARLRTAVGRLLAFLDRRDAVSLADVAYTLQLGREAMPARFAVVAGSVQELRASLAAFLAGADGAAAAEAPSGPLPHTGNTDDGSLPLMAVLEGVRGEAFVSALVADRDLERLAELWVCGARIPWGGLYARRRRPVALPATAFERSSHWLAGTPARPVPAGTAPAGRPEPVAPAPADPEPVSPDTRLAPSTRTPASEPGPAAPEPVRAPAGPERVVVEVCAELLGFPADELGPEDSFLALGGHSLLAHHFADRLRARGVLSDPPSILRARDLAEIARTAQPVPGPAPVEPAPVTPAHSGTPPVPAGIPAGTTRITPEMLPLVSLTEQELAAVVAAVPGGAANLQDVYPLAGMQEGMLFHHVRDDAHDPYVSSGLLAFADRDHLDRFAAALTAVIARHDALRTVILSDRLGTPVQAVLRHVELVLEETEIRAGTPAVHQLAESVRNAPRMPLDRAPLIRLRAGLEPGTGVWHAALSLHHVLHDASSLGLLFAEIAAHMDGRADDLPEPVQYRDFVAHTRRRPAGPDAASFFTGLLGDVTEPTVVFGLHDVHGDGRQVVEARRSLDDGLGRRVRDLAAELRISPATLFHVGWALTVASCADRDDVVFGTVLSGRLQGPAGTDRMLGSFINTLPVRLDLAGRSVRDAVRRTGELLHELVRHEQVPLTEARAHSGLPGRELPLFNAIFNYRHLPSDDGIAARLQRVGVTPLSDVFERSNFPVTVSVDDLGHAFRIDAQIHRAQDADVVIDCLEAAMASLVEALGDEERALSPALGLSVLPAAMRDRELVGFAWEPVTTEAADARSERRLHEWFEQEARAVPDAVAVTCEDRSLTYAELNARANRLARYLRALGVGRESLVGLCLPRGEWLVVSALAVLKAGGAYVPLDPSAPVERLAHVLSDSAPKAVLVDGALPEGLDAGGARVVDVPGHAPRWEALPAGDPEPEAGASPKDLAYVIYTSGSTGLPKGVMVEHRNVARFFVAAQEWFGYREGDVWTLFHSFAFDFTVWEMWGALLHRGRLVVVTQDVARSPRDFYRLLCDEGVTVLGQTPTGFGQLIAAQGDDGAPHRVRTVLLGGEELDAAPLAPWFTRPINDGTELVNMWGTTETTVVTTYRVVTEPDTRLTTRPIGGAMPGMSVYVLDRHGDPMPTGAVGELVIGGEAVSRGYLNRSELTAERFVADPFAGTPGARMYRTGDLGRRLADGSLEFLGRNDGQVKIRGYRIELGEISTRLNEHPAVAEARVVVRGQGDERRLVGYVVPAQGSLGEPGGPQEQELRERLDSALRAALPPYMVPSAYVLLDALPLTGNGKLDTAALPEPEAPARSARSGPAAPLTDTERIVSEVWAELLHTDAGLLDAESGFFEFGGNSLLVTRLINLIKQRTGAELTVQAVFDANRLGELAAVLERGLPDPGAGAALDLDAISESIGLIESLSDAELDALDIDNAVPGIES